From Segatella copri, the proteins below share one genomic window:
- a CDS encoding phosphatase translates to MKTLLDVHTHTIASGHAFSSLQEMTLTAKEKGLDILGITEHGPNIPGTCDPIYFRNLHCVPRQLYGIKLMLGAELNILNTKGDIDLDEDYWRMLDIRIAGIHSLCWQGGSKEENTQGVINAMRNPFVQIISHPGDGTAELDFEELMKVSRETHTLLEINNHSMAPIRHKTVAAPNNLELLELAKKYETPVIFGSDAHFSAMIADYSNIMPLVEKAEFPDELVLNYQPEKFMAYLKPTPEK, encoded by the coding sequence ATGAAAACATTATTAGACGTTCATACACATACAATAGCATCAGGTCATGCCTTCAGCAGTTTGCAGGAAATGACCTTGACAGCAAAGGAGAAAGGGTTGGATATCTTGGGAATCACAGAGCACGGTCCCAATATCCCGGGTACCTGTGATCCTATCTATTTCAGAAACCTTCATTGTGTTCCACGCCAGCTCTATGGAATCAAACTGATGCTTGGAGCAGAACTCAACATCCTCAATACGAAAGGAGATATCGATCTCGATGAGGATTACTGGCGTATGCTGGATATCCGAATAGCAGGCATCCATAGCCTTTGCTGGCAGGGAGGAAGTAAGGAGGAGAATACGCAGGGGGTCATCAATGCCATGCGCAATCCCTTCGTGCAGATTATCTCTCATCCCGGCGATGGTACGGCAGAACTGGATTTCGAGGAACTCATGAAAGTTTCCAGGGAGACGCATACCTTGCTTGAAATCAACAACCATTCTATGGCTCCCATCCGCCACAAGACTGTGGCTGCTCCCAATAATCTGGAACTGCTGGAACTTGCCAAGAAGTATGAAACTCCAGTTATCTTCGGAAGTGATGCCCACTTCTCTGCGATGATTGCCGACTACAGCAACATTATGCCACTGGTAGAAAAAGCAGAGTTCCCGGATGAGCTGGTTCTCAACTATCAGCCAGAGAAATTCATGGCTTACCTCAAGCCAACCCCTGAGAAATAG
- a CDS encoding methylated-DNA--[protein]-cysteine S-methyltransferase, translating into MKQVNIQYYNSPCGEIILASMGDELCLCDWNEMPCAERNKHRLLRYMKADFKIETSPILDQTKRQLDEYFAGNRKIFDIPLHPVGTDFQKKVWHALLEIPYGETRSYKEIAISIGKPNGIRAVASAIGANGISIFVPCHRVIGSNHSLTGFAGGLDAKRKLLELEAE; encoded by the coding sequence ATGAAGCAAGTAAACATTCAATATTACAATTCGCCTTGCGGAGAAATCATCTTGGCATCGATGGGTGACGAACTGTGCCTTTGTGATTGGAATGAAATGCCATGTGCAGAGCGCAATAAGCATCGGCTTTTGCGGTATATGAAGGCTGATTTCAAGATAGAAACATCCCCAATCCTGGATCAGACCAAAAGGCAATTGGATGAATATTTTGCCGGTAACCGCAAGATATTTGATATTCCGTTGCATCCTGTAGGAACTGATTTTCAGAAAAAAGTATGGCATGCATTGCTCGAAATACCCTATGGAGAGACAAGAAGCTATAAGGAAATAGCTATAAGTATAGGCAAACCTAACGGCATCAGAGCCGTGGCAAGTGCCATCGGAGCTAATGGCATCAGCATTTTCGTTCCCTGCCATCGAGTTATCGGAAGCAATCATTCCCTTACTGGTTTTGCCGGAGGATTGGACGCAAAGAGAAAGTTATTGGAGCTTGAAGCTGAATAA
- a CDS encoding YaaA family protein: MQILLANAKIMFEKADRKPISVPLFQSVANDLAKEMAMMNVEELAKQLDCSSKIAMTNWKRYHDFMATEKMPAILAYNGQAYKHLRASSLSEESLEYAQKHLWITCFLYGLLRPLDGIVPYRMEHCVSLEATNDKPINQFWKDKLTDVLIDSVKADDGILIHLSTEEYEHLFDWKRVCKEIKVIQPLFYVRQKDGRLKMQAVWAKSCRGAMVRYILNNQLLTPEELAGFSYEGFEYEPELGEAAFPHFVC, from the coding sequence ATGCAGATATTATTGGCAAATGCCAAAATCATGTTTGAGAAGGCAGACAGGAAGCCTATCTCCGTGCCACTATTCCAATCAGTTGCCAATGACTTGGCCAAAGAAATGGCAATGATGAATGTAGAGGAATTGGCTAAGCAACTTGATTGCAGCAGCAAGATTGCAATGACGAACTGGAAACGATATCATGATTTTATGGCAACCGAAAAGATGCCTGCTATCCTGGCTTACAATGGTCAGGCATACAAACATTTGCGTGCCAGTTCTTTGAGCGAGGAGTCGTTAGAGTATGCCCAGAAACATCTCTGGATTACCTGCTTCCTTTATGGATTGCTTCGACCGTTGGATGGCATCGTACCTTATCGTATGGAGCATTGCGTATCGCTCGAAGCTACAAACGACAAGCCTATCAATCAGTTCTGGAAAGACAAACTGACAGATGTTCTCATCGATAGTGTGAAAGCTGATGATGGTATACTCATCCATCTTTCTACAGAGGAATATGAACATCTGTTCGATTGGAAGAGAGTATGTAAGGAGATAAAGGTCATTCAGCCACTCTTTTATGTCCGCCAGAAAGACGGCAGATTGAAGATGCAGGCTGTATGGGCTAAATCTTGCCGTGGAGCCATGGTGAGATATATCTTGAATAATCAGCTTCTTACTCCAGAGGAACTGGCAGGCTTCAGTTACGAAGGTTTTGAATATGAGCCAGAATTAGGAGAAGCAGCTTTTCCTCATTTCGTTTGTTGA
- a CDS encoding HigA family addiction module antitoxin produces MSNDNKTTKEMRANEMTPAFPTHPGDVLKDEIEYRGISQRQLAEEMGIAYSVLNEILNARRPVTEKTALLFEAALGVNAEPLLKMQMRYNLQSTKSDSTFMTRLAKVRRVAAAL; encoded by the coding sequence ATGAGCAACGATAATAAAACAACAAAGGAAATGCGAGCAAACGAGATGACTCCAGCTTTTCCTACGCATCCAGGGGATGTTCTGAAGGATGAGATAGAATACCGTGGAATCTCTCAGCGCCAGTTGGCGGAGGAAATGGGGATTGCTTATTCTGTCCTGAACGAAATTCTGAATGCTCGTCGCCCAGTAACGGAAAAAACGGCCCTGCTCTTTGAGGCTGCACTTGGAGTGAATGCTGAGCCTTTGTTGAAAATGCAGATGAGATATAATCTGCAATCTACTAAAAGTGATTCTACTTTTATGACGAGATTGGCAAAAGTAAGAAGGGTGGCTGCAGCCTTGTAA
- a CDS encoding type II toxin-antitoxin system RelE/ParE family toxin has product MIVNFNEDYLRDLYRSGKSDKKHRFQPQIVRKYIRVIDLMISEDNVQGLWKYNSLNYERLEGNKEGLSSVRVNDQYRIEFEEEFEDGQTIATICNITELSNHYK; this is encoded by the coding sequence ATGATAGTAAATTTCAACGAGGATTATCTGCGTGATCTATATAGATCTGGCAAATCTGATAAAAAGCATCGCTTTCAACCGCAAATAGTTAGAAAGTATATTCGAGTGATAGACCTTATGATATCGGAAGATAACGTTCAAGGTCTATGGAAATATAATTCTCTCAATTATGAACGGTTAGAAGGAAATAAAGAAGGTTTGTCCTCGGTAAGAGTGAATGACCAATATCGAATAGAATTTGAAGAAGAATTTGAGGATGGTCAAACTATTGCAACCATATGTAATATAACTGAATTGTCAAACCATTATAAATAA
- a CDS encoding site-specific DNA-methyltransferase, which yields MDKLRMQSSNGVEDNITKIAQLFPDCVTETVDERNGQPKHLIDFEKLKQNLSDSVISERAERYQFTWPDKSKAILLANSPINATLRPCREDSVDFDNTQNLYIEGDNLDVLKCLKETYLHKVKMIYIDPPYNTGNDFVYEDDFAQSSEEYLANSGQFDEQGNRMFTNAESNGRFHTDWLNMIYPRLKVARDLLTDDGVIFISIDDNEVENLRKVCDEVFGEQNFITQINWVSKSGGSADERYIIKATEYILVYTKAKDSAIFGKEEAETSSDKYKLTDKHEEERGKYTLKKLDFRMTSQHYTEALNYPVIDPDGNELWPGGKNHRQDGGWNWRWSKAKYEWGVKNDFIQFVKNNKGSWTLNTKQYQKVDNCNRPTERGLAYRNFIPSSELNTTQGSRLIAEYFESKIFEYAKPHQLICKCMKIANCDKNALILDFFSGSATTAHAVMQLNSEDGGNRKFIMVQLPEKTEEKSEAFKAGYKNICEIGKERIRRAGKKIKEESPLTTQDLDTGFRVLKLDSTNMQDIYYSPKDISQADLFSQVDNVKPDRTGEDLLFQVMLELGATLDSKIETTMVAGKTIYNVAEGYLVACFDPDVTDNVVKSIAQMQPAYAVLRDTSMKDDSTATNFEQIFKTYSPDKVTKIL from the coding sequence ATGGACAAATTAAGAATGCAGAGTAGTAATGGTGTCGAGGACAACATTACGAAAATTGCGCAGCTGTTTCCCGACTGCGTTACGGAGACTGTGGATGAAAGAAACGGCCAGCCAAAGCACCTCATAGATTTCGAGAAACTCAAGCAGAATCTTTCTGATAGCGTAATATCAGAAAGAGCAGAACGCTACCAGTTTACCTGGCCCGACAAGAGCAAGGCAATTCTCCTAGCCAACTCTCCTATCAATGCCACACTTCGCCCTTGCCGTGAAGACAGCGTTGATTTCGACAACACCCAGAACCTTTATATCGAGGGAGACAACCTCGATGTTCTCAAATGTCTGAAGGAGACTTATCTCCACAAGGTGAAAATGATCTATATAGACCCACCTTACAATACCGGAAACGATTTTGTTTATGAAGATGATTTCGCTCAGTCTTCAGAAGAATACCTCGCCAACTCAGGACAGTTTGACGAGCAGGGCAACCGTATGTTTACCAATGCCGAAAGCAATGGTAGATTCCATACTGATTGGCTCAACATGATTTATCCGAGATTGAAGGTTGCTAGAGACTTGCTGACCGATGATGGTGTGATATTTATTTCGATTGATGACAATGAGGTGGAGAACCTCAGAAAGGTTTGCGATGAGGTATTTGGAGAACAGAACTTTATCACTCAAATCAATTGGGTTTCCAAAAGTGGTGGTAGTGCTGACGAACGATATATTATCAAGGCTACAGAATATATTCTTGTCTATACTAAAGCTAAAGACTCTGCCATTTTTGGCAAAGAAGAGGCAGAAACTAGCTCCGACAAATATAAGTTAACAGATAAGCATGAAGAAGAAAGAGGAAAATACACGCTAAAGAAACTGGATTTTCGCATGACAAGCCAGCATTATACAGAAGCGTTAAATTATCCAGTTATAGACCCTGACGGAAACGAGTTATGGCCTGGTGGTAAAAATCATAGACAAGATGGTGGTTGGAATTGGAGATGGAGTAAAGCTAAATATGAATGGGGCGTAAAAAATGATTTTATCCAATTTGTCAAGAACAACAAAGGTTCGTGGACTCTAAACACTAAACAATACCAAAAAGTTGATAATTGCAATCGACCAACAGAACGAGGTTTAGCTTACAGAAACTTCATTCCAAGTTCCGAACTAAACACAACACAGGGGAGTAGGCTTATAGCTGAATACTTTGAGAGTAAGATTTTCGAATATGCAAAGCCTCATCAACTAATCTGTAAATGTATGAAGATTGCAAACTGTGATAAGAATGCTCTTATCCTCGACTTCTTCAGCGGCTCCGCCACCACAGCCCATGCCGTCATGCAACTCAACTCCGAAGACGGCGGCAACCGCAAGTTCATTATGGTGCAGCTCCCTGAGAAGACCGAAGAGAAGAGCGAAGCTTTCAAGGCAGGCTATAAGAACATCTGCGAAATCGGTAAGGAGCGAATCCGTCGTGCCGGCAAGAAAATCAAGGAGGAATCTCCTTTAACCACCCAAGACCTCGATACAGGTTTTCGTGTGTTGAAACTCGATTCCACCAATATGCAAGACATCTACTATTCTCCAAAGGATATTTCGCAAGCCGACCTCTTCTCGCAGGTGGATAATGTAAAGCCGGATAGAACTGGCGAAGACCTGCTCTTCCAGGTAATGCTTGAACTCGGCGCAACCCTGGATTCGAAGATAGAAACGACAATGGTAGCTGGCAAGACCATCTATAACGTTGCCGAAGGATACCTTGTGGCTTGCTTCGACCCGGATGTAACCGACAATGTGGTAAAATCCATCGCTCAGATGCAGCCAGCCTATGCCGTGCTCCGTGACACCAGCATGAAGGACGATTCCACCGCCACCAACTTCGAGCAGATCTTTAAAACATATTCGCCTGACAAGGTCACCAAAATCCTTTAG